From the Archangium lipolyticum genome, the window GCTTCGCCACCTGGCGCGCGTGCTTCTCGTCGAACAGGAGGCGCCGCCCCATGGCCAGCGCCGCGTCCGCCAGCGAGGTGTCCTCTCGCGTCTCGTCCTGCCGGTACATCAGGTCCACCAGCAGGCCGTCGCGCAGGCCCCGGTTGACGGCGGTGACGCTCTCCACGCCCAGGTGCCGCGCCACCCGCTCGAGGATGGTGGCCCCCGCCACGATGATGTCCGCGCGCCGCGGGTCGAAGCGCTTGCGCCGCCGCTCCGGTGGCATCTCCGCCAGTGTCTCCACGGCCTGATGCAACTGGCGCACGGAGACGTGCGCGGTGCCCTCGCTGGCCGCGAAGCCCACCACCGCGTTGATGGTGCCAGAGGAGCCCAGGGCCACCCGGGGAAGGTGCGAGAGGTTCTTGGGGAGCCCCTTGTGCATCTGCTCCTCCACGTAGCTGCGCATCAGCCGCAGCTGCTTGGGCGTCACCTTCCCGGCCGCGTCGAACATCTCCGTGAGCCGCACCGAGCCCAGCGACAGGCTCCACAGGTCATCCGGCCGCTCGCCCGTGGCGATGGCCACCTCCGTGGAGCCTCCGCCGATGTCCACCAGCAGCGAGCGCGTCTGGGGCGGTTTGCGGTGCAGCACTCCCAGGCAGATGAGGCGCGCCTCCTCCTTGCCGCTCACCACCTCCAGGTTCAGCCCCGCCTCGTCGCGCACCCGCTGGACGATTTCATCGCGGTTCCTCGCGTCCCGCATCGCGCTGGTGGCCACCGCCCGCACCCGGGCCTTGTGCCGCCGGCACAGCGCCGCGTAGCGCCGCAGCGTGGACAGCAGCCGATCCGCCGTCTCCTTCGGCATCTCACCGCTGGTGAAGACCCCTTCACCGGGGCGGATGGGGTCTCTCTCCTGGTGCAGGGTCTCCAGGGAGCCTTCGGCATCCGGCCGGGCCAGCTCCAGGCGCACGGCGTTGGTGCCCACGTCGATGGCGGC encodes:
- a CDS encoding Ppx/GppA phosphatase family protein — protein: MPTSSLHPVLAAIDVGTNAVRLELARPDAEGSLETLHQERDPIRPGEGVFTSGEMPKETADRLLSTLRRYAALCRRHKARVRAVATSAMRDARNRDEIVQRVRDEAGLNLEVVSGKEEARLICLGVLHRKPPQTRSLLVDIGGGSTEVAIATGERPDDLWSLSLGSVRLTEMFDAAGKVTPKQLRLMRSYVEEQMHKGLPKNLSHLPRVALGSSGTINAVVGFAASEGTAHVSVRQLHQAVETLAEMPPERRRKRFDPRRADIIVAGATILERVARHLGVESVTAVNRGLRDGLLVDLMYRQDETREDTSLADAALAMGRRLLFDEKHARQVAKLALTLFDDLAALHNLPLSCRPYLETAALLHDVGNAVSYERHHKHTYYLIHHGDIPGLADREREIVARVARYHQRSPPELNHSGMVGLSPAEARLVRKLATLLRVANSLDGSHHQPVKELRAVNGRDAVSLHLKSRQPVDLELWNVEREAGLFRRVFGKRLSLHTSR